In Vibrio lentus, the genomic stretch TTGGGATATCTTCAGGGTTAAGTTCAATCAAGCTAAAACCGTGCTCTTGGTAAACTTTCTTGGTCGCATTTCGTTTGTCTTCTTCTATAGGGCCTGAATCTGTTCCCCAGAACTGAATGTATACCTTGCCGCTTGGCAGGTAGAAATCGCTCATTACTTCTTTTGATATCGGGAGCGGACGTTCATAGGCATGAACCACTCCCGCCATATAAAGCCAGTTATCGATGATCAGCTCTCCCTTTGAACGCACATAATGTCCGTCTAAGGTTCGGTGTTTCGCCTCAAATTTCTGACGAAAGCTAGAAAACGAGACATCGGTAGAGTGGCTTTCAGCATCATGCCCTAGAAATTCGACAACAGACTGCTTCAAACGTTTATTGCGAACCAACGAATCGTGCCATACCACAAATAGGTTTTGAGTCGCTTTATCTTCCCTTTGTTCACCGCCTGCTTTTAAGCCTGTTGAGGTGACATGCCAACCATCTTCTTCACGTGTTATCCAACCAAGCTCGCTGAGCAACAGGTTAATTTTTTTTGCGCTAAGTTGAAAGGCACTGCCTAGTTGAGTTGCCGTTAGCGTTTTTCCAGAGAAAGAATCTAGGTCGATGAGTAGTTTTTCTGGCCAGACAATAAAGACACCAAACTTCTTGTGTTCGACATACTCCCCACCAAAGCTTTCGCCTCGTTCTGTGAGTACCCAACGCTCCTGTGAACGCACGATATAGCCAGCTGTTTTCAAATCACTGAATAGAGCCTTTGCTTCTATCCCTTTTTGTTTGGCTAGTGCTGATGTGGAAATCTTGTCTGGCATAGTCTGTTTCTCAATTAGCAGTAGAACTGCTGATTAATGTTGAGGGGCTGTTGTATAGAATAGGGAAATACAATAACACAACTGTTGATACTAACTGCAGTTCACTGGTCCATGTTTTTAGTGAGTATTCGCTCTCATTTTGAATGTTAAGCAAAATGTCGCCTAATTTGTAATTAAATTACAGTTTTAGGTTTTTTACCCATCTTGGTGCATATTTATTATTCGTGACACGATGTTCTTTTATACGGGTTATATAGATCTCAGATGCTATATTTTATTAAGTGTGATTTATATCACTATTTATTTTTAAGTATTACAAATAAAATGTGATCCAGATCTTATGTTAATGATATCTATTCTCATTAACTTGGCGTTGTAATTTAAATTCATGATGTTTTTGTGATCTAAGGTGTACTCGTTAACCCGAAAGTGTTTTTTGCGTGTGATGGTTATCACGAAAGTTGGGCTGAGGTGCATTTTGAAAATGTTGTGATACATTTTAATCGACTTTTGAGTACACACTTTCGGTCATTTGACCAACCAATACATTACGGGGTTCTACCTATGTTATCACCAGAAGCAAAGATTAAGGTTCAAAACTTTGGTCGTTTCTTATCCAATATGGTAATGCCAAACATCGGCGCATTCATTGCGTGGGGTTTCATTACTGCACTATTCATTCCAACGGGTTGGTGGCCTAACGAAACGTTAGCATCAATGGTTGGTCCAATGATCACATACCTACTACCACTATTGATCGGTTATACCGGTGGTAAAATGGTTGGTGGCGACCGCGGTGCCGTAGTGGGTGCTATCACGACAATGGGTGTTATCGTTGGTACTGATATCCCAATGTTCATGGGTGCAATGATTGTAGGTCCACTGGGTGGTATCGCAATTAAGAAATTCGATGAAGCTGTTCACGGTAAAGTGAAGAGTGGTTTCGAAATGCTAGTGAACAACTTCTCTGCGGGCATCATCGGCATGATCTGCGCGATCATCGCGTTCATCGTGATTGGCCCTGCGGTTAAAGTTCTGTCTTCTGGTTTGGCGGCTGGTGTTAACGTAATGGTTGAAGCGGGTGCATTGCCTCTTGCCTCTATCTTTGTTGAACCTGCGAAAATCCTATTCCTAAATAACGCAATCAACCACGGCATCTTCTCTCCACTAGGTATCCAGCAATCTGAAGAAATTGGTCGCTCAATCTTCTTCCTAATCGAAGCGAACCCAGGTCCAGGTCTTGGTCTTCTACTTGCTTACATGGTGTTTGGTAAAGGTAGCGCGAAGCAGTCTGCTGCTGGTGCATCTATCATCCACTTCCTAGGTGGTATCCACGAAATTTACTTCCCTTACGTTCTAATGAACCCACGTCTAATCCTTGCTGTAATCGCGGGTGGTATGGCGGGTGTATTCACTAACGTAGTGTTCGATTCTGGTCTTATCTCTCCAGCATCACCAGGTTCTATCTTCGCTATCTTATTGATGACGCCAAAAGGCTCTTACATCGGTGTTGTACTTTCTGTAATCGCAGCAACGGCTGTGTCTTTCATCGTAGCTTCAATCCTACTTAAGACTTCAGCTCAAGGTGATGACGAAGATTCACTAGAAAAAGCATCGGCTCAAATGAAAGACATGAAAGCGTCTTCTAAAGGTGCTGCATCAGAAGCTGGTGTAAACCTAGCGGATGTTAAAGCTGTCTATGTAGCTTGTGATGCAGGTATGGGTTCGAGTGCAATGGGTGCTGGTCTACTTCGTAAAAAGGTAGCAGCAGCAGGCCTAGATATTGAAGTAACAAACTACGCAATCAACAACCTACCGGCTGATTCGCAAATTGTTATCACGCATAAAGACTTAACAGACCGTGCTCGTAACACCGTACCAGGTGCAATGCACATGTCTCTAAGCAATTTCCTAGACGGCGGTGTCTACGACCAGCTAGTTGCAGAGCTAACAGAAGCTCAGGCTACGAATGCTCAAAGTGGTGAAGCGAAAGTAGAAGCTCCGGCTCCTGCAGCAGCTCCAGCACAAGAAGGTAACAAGCTTGCACTGACTGACGACAGCATCTTCCTTGGCCTTAAAGCGACTCAAAAAGAAGACGCTATCAGGTTTGCTGGTGAGAAACTGGTCAAATTGGGCAACGTATCACCAGAATATGTAGAAGGCATGTTTGCTCGTGAAGAGCTTGTCTCTACTTACCTAGGTGAGTCTATCGCAGTACCACACGGCACGATCGAAGCGAAAAAATACGTACAAAAAACTGGCATCGTTTTCTGTCAGTACCCTGAAGGTATTCAGTGGGGCGAAGATGAAGATGATATCGCTAAGATGGTTATCGGTATTGCCGCACAAGGCGATGAGCACAACATGGTGCTGATGGCTATTACCAATTCACTCGACGATGAAGAAGCTGTGGAATGCCTACAGAACACAACAAACCCTGCTGATGTTCTACGTATTCTCAACGGAAACTAACAAGCTCTAGTCAAGCTCCTGAGTGAAGGAGGCCAGTATCCCCCTACTGGCCTCATTTTCGGTCTAATCTCCTCTAAGAAGATTCAGTCTGAATAGCTTACTGCTTGATGCCTAGGGCACATCGTCAAGGCATGTTGTTGAGTGGTTAGCTATCTAGATTTAAATATTTATAAGGTCAAAATTATGAAAGCGTTACATTTTGGTGCAGGTAATATCGGTCGTGGTTTCATTGGTAAGCTTCTTTCTGACGCTGGTATGAAGGTTACGTTTGCTGACGTAAATGAAACGGTTGTAAATGCGTTAATTGAACGTCAAGAATACCCAGTTAAGATTGTTGGCGAAGAGTGTGTTGTTGAAGTTGTTAAGAATGTGACAGCGGTAAATTCAGCAACAGGTGCTGTAGTAGATTGCATTGCTGAGTCTGATATTGTGACAACAGCGGTAGGACCTACAGTTCTAAAAATCATCTCTAAGTCTATTGCTCAAGGCATTGAAAAGCGTGCTGCAGCAAACAACACGGCACCAATGAACATCATTGCGGCTGAGAACATGGTTCGTGGTACTAGCCAATTAAAAGCAGCAGTTTTAGAGCACCTTTCTGATGAAATGAAGGCGTTCACTGAAGAGCACATTGGTTTTGTTGATTCAGCGGTTGACCGTATTGTTCCACCGGCAGAAGCAGGTGAAACAGACCCTCTAGCGGTAACGGTTGAAACGTTCAGCGAGTGGATCGTAGACCAAACACAATTTAAGGGTGAGATTCCAAACATCCCAGGAATGGAATGCACTGATAACCTAATGGCTTTCGTTGAGCGTAAATTGTTCACGCTTAACACGGGTCACTTGGTAACGGCATACCTTGGTGTACTTGCTGGTCACGAGACAATTAAAGACTCTATCGAAGACGACGTAATCCGAGCTGAAGTAACAGCAACGATGGAAGAAAGTGGCGCTGTTCTCATTAAGCGTTACGGCTTTGATCCAGAAGCGCACGCGGCATACATCCAAAAAATTCTTGGTCGTTTTGCTAACCCGTTCCTACGTGATGAAGTGGATCGTGTTGGTCGTCAACCTATTCGTAAGCTGAGTCCTCAAGATCGCCTAGTCAAGCCATTGAACGGTACGCTAGAATACGGGCTACCAAATGCTCATCTAGTAAAAGCGATCGCAGCTGCGTTCCATTACAAAAATGAAGATGACCCTCAAGCGGTTGAACTTCAGGCAATGTTCGCAGAAAAAGGTTTTGCTGAGACATTAGCGCATTATTCTGAGCTGAATAGTGACTCAGAAGTTGTTAAACTAGCGGAAGAAGCTTATCTAGCATTGAAATGATAAACCATCAAAGTGCCACACCAGTGGCACTTTCTTATTGTCGAGCCGTTATGCCAATACAAACTAGCCATGAAACTGAATTACTCGAAGCCCTTTCGGAAGCTGAGAGTGCTAGCGCCTGCCTAATGGCTGCTTACGATGCATTGGATGACACAGTAGATGCCGTATTAAAAAACATCTTCAAGAAAGACGACACGGCAATTAAGTTCGTTGTAGAACCACTTCTCAACAGTGGTGGGCCGTTAGGCGAGATCATGATTCGCGCTAAGTTGCTACTCGGGCTTGGTGTGATCAGTAAAGAACTCTACGATGATCTAGAGGTTTTCGTTACCTTGAAAGAGTGGGCGAAAATACAAGGCGAAGACACCAGCTTTACAGAAGTTGATGTGATATTTGAGCTCAACAAGGTGCACGCGATTCAGCGTATTATGCCGATCGAATATGACGCAGAGATGGTGGAGACTATGTCTGGCCCAATGCTTGAAATGTTCTTGGGGCGACATAATCAAAAGGTGAAGTCGACGATCATATTGGCTATCACTGACATTATTACGACCTTATGCCGAGATAACGCGCTGAGCTCTTAGCTCTAGTTTGCAGCCCTGCTTAACTTGTTTCGCATCCTACATATCTTGTAGCTGTTCGTTCGTATCAATACAAAGTTTAAAATGATGGCGGTTTCTCTTGTTGGAGAAATCGCTTTGTTGTTTTTATGCCTATAAAAAATACCCGAAACCTCTCTTCCCATTAAACACAAAAGCAGCAGGCACAAAAAAAGCCACATTCAGTGGCTTTTTCTATTCAAGACGCTCTCTTTATTAAAAACGCCCTTCTATCCAAGACTATGGGGGTTATAGGTCTTGGATGTTTTCAGCTTCTAGCTCTTGGAAGTAGCGTAGAGTCTTAACTTTTAGCTCTTGTTGAGCTGGCTCATCAGCAACGATGATAGCTTTACGGTGCATCTGTAGAGCAGTAACAGTCCACATGTGGTTTACAGAACCTTCGATAGCCATTTGAAGCGCTTGCGCTTTGTTGTGGCCTAGAGAAAGGATCATTACTTCTTCAGAATCTAGAAGAGTAGCAACACCGATAGTTAGTGCGTATTTAGGAACTTGGTTGATGTCGCCATCGAAGAAACGAGAGTTCGCGATACGAGTGTCTTCAGTCAACGTTTTGATACGAGTGCGTGAAGATAGAGAAGAACCTGGCTCGTTGAATGCGATGTGACCGTCGATGCCTACGCCGCCCATGAACAGGTTGATTTTGCCGTATGAACGGATTTTCTCTTCGTATGCTGCACAGTGAGCATCGATGTCTTCAGCTTTGCCGTCTAGCAGGTTGATGTTTTCTGCTTGAATATCAACGTGGTTGAAGAAGTTCTCGTGCATGAATGTGCGGTAAGACTCTGGGTGGTTAGGGTCGATACCAACGTACTCATCCATGTTGAATGTTACAACGTGCTTGAAGCTCACTTCGCCCGCTTTGTAAAGTTCAATTAGCTCAGCATAAGTAGTTAGAGGTGTGCTACCAGTAGGAAGACCTAGAACAAATGGACGCTCAGCAGTTGGAGCGAATTTTTTGATAGAATCTGCGATGTGACGAGCAGCCCATTTACCTACTTTTGCTTTGTTGCTTAAAGGAATAAGTCTCATTGATTTTGCCCCTAGAAATTAAATTTTATAGTGTTCTGAAACATTAATTCGCATTATAAAATAAGTTATCCACTTCCGCTATTGTTTTAGGTCAAGTTTTTACTTTTTTAATGGTATCTGTGACTAGAACTCTCAAAATTGCACATTTTTTGTATGGATATTTGGTGTCGTTAAACAAGATTAATACGTTTGTCATATATCGTCACGTCAATCCAATACAGTCGCTGAAGACATCAATCCTGCCCTGAAAATTGCGTTAGCTTATTCGAGTCTAGGTCAGTCGTTATAACGAGGTATTTATCACAATAGAGCGATGTTTAGGTTAGGAGGTTCTGGTCTCGTGATTACGGATAAATGAGTATAGCTAAAAGGAAAGGTGATGAAGGGGGCTTAAGCCTATGATGATAAGTGGAACGGCATTAGTGAATAAGTACAGTGTAAGATAATCACATTTTAGTCACGATTAGCCATTCTATCATTATGAATTTTATATACATATTGGTAAAAAGGTGTACTTTAGCTAGACTTATAACTTACGACGTAAAAGTGTATTTGAAGCAAAAAAAAGCCCAAAGCGATGACGTATCACTTTGAGCTATTTTACTAATCTTCTAACACTAACTCACTTTCGTATTCTTCCCTTGGCACTTCACCGCGTTTGCAGCCGTTTAGGGTATGAAAGCGACGGCGTCCACGAGCTAGTTGAATGTATTTCAACCAGACAAGGTCTAATTTGGACTTTGCCTTATGAGGGTGAGACAACACTTTTATGAAGTGTTTTTCTTCTGCATTGATTGGTGTTAGTTCACCAGTCTCAAGTGCAAGCATAGTGTCACCAAACAAGGTTAGGATTTCCTCTTCTGACAGAGTAAAATTACCTGACTTAGCGAACCCTCGTGGGAATTTAATGGTGTCATAAAAACGTTTTTTTCCGTGTCGGAATTCGGTCTCAGACATATCAGCCTCAGTAATGTGGTTAGATAGAAATTAGTGTTTATTGCTCACGCGAAAATATTGTTAAAAGGCTAAAATAGGAAACAAAACGTTTTTGCCTTTACGATAAACAATCCTAGATCGGCTAGTTAGCAGATTTATTACAGAGATGTATTTGATGGATGTGAAAGTATTTAGAACCTTTCTTGAGGTTGCAAGGGTGCGCCATTTTGGGCGTGCAGCTGAAAACTTGTATTTAACACAAGCGGCGGTGAGTGCGCGAATCAAACAGCTTGAAGGCTATTTTGATACTCAGCTCTTCATTCGTGACCGCAATAACATCAAGCTCACCTCTTCCGGTGAACGTTTGATTGGTTATGCTGAAGTGATGGTGTCTACCTTACAACAAGCCAAATTTGAGCTGTCGTTGGAAAGTGGCAAAGCCTTGCAGTTAACACTGGGTGGCACACCGAATATTTGGGATGCGTATCTGCAAAACTGTTTGAGCGTAGTGACCGATTCTTTTGGTGGTTATGGTTTTATGGCAGAGGTGATGGGGCGCGAGCAACTGAACCGTAATTTGTTAGAACGAACCTTAGATATGGCTTTTGCGTTCGATCAGATCAAAGCGGAAGAGCTGAACTGTAAAAAAGTAGCTGATTTGGTTTTGGTGTTGGTATCAACGCAACAAGATGATCTGGAATCTGTATTCCAACATAAATACGTTTATGTCGATTGGGGAACGCGTTTTGGTTCTGAACATGCCGAGCGTCACCCAAAAGTGCCCGCGCCGTATCTACGTACCTCAACGGCTCGTATCGCTTTAGATTTTATCTTAGAGAAAGGTGGCAGTGCGTATTTACCTGTTTCTATGGTTGAGCCGTTTATCGACTCAGGTCAGCTTCATAAGGTGAAAGGTGTTGAAGATTGGTATCGCCCTATTTACCTTAGCTACCGCAAAAGCAGCACCTCGGTTGACGCGATCATTCAAGTTGAGAAGTTGGTTAACGAGATTGACCCATCGACTGCTTACACGTTGCAACAAGCCGCTGAGCAAGCACCAGAATAGTGGTATTCGTTATCACTATGGTGCTGATGAAGTAAAAAATTGATTCGATAAAAAATGGCTCCCTTGGGAGCCATTTTTGTTTTTAAACCAGTTTAAGCCTGGTATCTGTAACCTATTTCAAAACGCTAAGTTTTCAAGGAGCTAAATTTTCAAAAGCACCAAATTGCAGAGCTCGTGTTTTCAAAGCGTTATGCTTTCAACAAGCTATAGGTTCATTAAGTTCTCAATGGACTCTTCAAGAGAGTGAGATAGATATGAATGGATCTGATGTCCATCGGTTGCGTCTATTTCAACCTTAGAAATCCCGTTGCTCGCTTTATCTTCAAGAAAGCTGAGAGATTGTTCGACTGATTGACTGGTGAGAACTTGTTGGTTTGATAAAACAATACGACACGTGTGTAAAACCATAGCCTTTTTCCTTATTATTCAATAGGTCTCTGCATCTTGGCGTGCTAAGTACCTATCGTTGACGTTGTGAGAAGAACACCTTCTCTAGGTTAAATTTAGCCGAATTGAGTAAAATTAAAACCTTTTTTGTGATTTATCTGACCTTCGCTTCCGAAAATGGCTAGCGACAATGGAAGTTAACGGTAAACTTTTAGTTATCAGAATGAAGGTTATGATCAAAGGGAAGAGCACGACATGTCGAAAAGTATTCATCACAACAGTACGTTAACGAGTGAGCAGTGCCATTTAGCTCGTTATGCACGAGATGCTCGTTTTGATGGGATGTTTTTTACTGCGGTGAAAACGACGGGTATTTTTTGTCGACCTATTTGCCCGGCAAGCCCACCCAAAGAAGAAAATGTCGAATACTTTTCTCATCAAGCTCAGGCTTTGAAAGCGGGTTATCGCCCCTGTTTACGTTGTCGCCCAGACAGCGCGCCTTTCTCTCCAGCGTGGAAAGGGGTTGAGACCACCTTTCTGCGAGCTATGCAATTAATCGATAACGGCGCGCTGAATTCGGGGTCGATTGTCGACCTTGCCACTCGATTAGGCATTTCAGATCGTTATCTACGAACCCTATTCGACAATTACATCGGAGTGTCACCCAAGCAATATAGCCTTTATAGCCAGTTGATGTTTGCCAAGCAGTTACTGCATACCAGCAGCATGAGTATTACAGACGTGGGCTTTGCGAGTGGTTTTAACAGCACGCGCCGTTTCAATGATGCCTTTCAAAAAGAGCTGCAGCTTTCGCCAAGTCACATCCGAAGAGCCAAACCAAGTAACAACCTAAGTAATCATATCCAACTCAGTTTTCATGGCCCGTTGGACTGGGATCATTTGCTGGGCTTTTATCGACGACGAATGATTGAAGGCTTAGAAGAGGTGGGCGACGGCTATTACCAACGCACAGTGAATGTGAATGGTTCGACGGGCTGGTTCAAGGCCACTTTAGCCAAAGAGAGCAGCTTGGATATTGAGTTTGAGTTGGATGATATGAGCCAATTAAGAAGCTTGATCGCCAATATTCGACGTATGTTCGACCTTGATGTTGATATCAGCAAAGTTGAAGATTTCTTTACCACCATTGATCCCAACTTGGTTGCTAAGAGTGGTATTCGCATCCCTGGTGTGTGGAGTGCTTGGGAAGCCGGAGTAAGAGCGATTCTGGGCCAACAAGTTTCGGTAACGGCGGCGATTGGTCAGCTCAACCTATTGGTGAAAGAGCTTTCTGGTGAGCATGAGAAAGCCAGTTTCCCAACGCCTAAACAGATAGCGGAGGCTGATGTGAGCTTCTTGAGGATGCCGGGAAGTCGCAAGGAAACCTTAAAGCGTTTTGCCCAATACATGGTCGATAACGAAGCCGAGCATCCTTCTAAGTGGATTGACCTCAAAGGTATTGGTCCTTGGACGATCCAATATGCGCTGCTGCGTGGGCTCAGTGAACCTAACCATTTGCTCGTAGGCGATTTGGTGGTGAAGAAGTTCATCGAGCATCGTCCTGCTATTAATGCAGAGAGCGTTTCACCTTGGGGAAGCTACGCCACATTCCATTGTTGGAATCAATCTTAATCGGAATACTAAGCTAGGAGATATCATGGCTAACCGTTTTACTTACTACGAGAGCCCTCTGGGCACAGTGACTTTACAGGCGAACGATGAAGGGCTGTTAGGTCTATGGTTTGAAATATACACCACCAAGCCTGAAGAATTAGGTGTTCGAGATGATGGCTTTCCGATCTTTGAATTGGTCACCGACCAACTCAATCGTTACTTTTCGGGTGAGGTTATCCAGTTTTCTGTGCCAATCGCGGCAAAGGGCACGCCATTTCAGCAATCGGTTTGGCAAGCACTTACAACTATTCCTTACGGGGAAACATGGAGCTATGCACAACTGGCTGATGCAATCGGTAACCCAAAAGCAGTGCGTGCAGTGGGTTTAGCGAATGGAAAAAATCCGGTGTCAGTGATTGTGCCATGTCACCGAGTGATTGGTAAAAATGGCAAGCTGACCGGGTATGCGGGCGGTGTAGAACGCAAACAGCGTTTGTTATCTATTGAGGGAAGAATCGAGGAGTAGAGAGTCTTTCTGTCGGTTTTTTGTTGAATATTACGCATTGATTACCGATGAACGTTGAGAGTTCTAAAGTGTGACTTCGCAATAAAAGTGGCTGCTTTCTGGAAAATATTTATTTGGTTGCATATTCTTTAACCATGTTCTCTAGGCAAGGATGCCCAAATGAATAGCCATCACTCTCTAATAATTGGCTGCAGTAGCGCACTGTTACTAACAGGATGCTTAACGGATACCACTCGTCCCTTCGAAGTCCCTCGGCTTGTTTTATTCAGTGGTATGTACGAGAACGCAGATAATGAAAGTTATCTCGAATTCGAGTCAGGACAAGTCATTTATCAATCAGCAAACAGCAGTGTTACCCGCAGTTATCATGTCGAAGATGACCTGATCAACATTGAACTTAATTCAGGGAATAGCCGCGAGGGGCCGGGATTGGTAATGCGAATCCATCAAGAAGGTGCCATGCTAACGTGCAATCAGTGTCCAGCTATGCAGTTAAGCAATGTCTGGACACGAGTTGAAAAACCATTAGATGATTCAACCCTCTAGAATAAGACTCTATCAAAACAGAGTCTTATTAAAAAAGGTCACCGTTCAACCAAAGGTGGGCAGCGATACTCACCACGTAACCAATCATGATCACTGGCATCCATTTCAGGTGACCAAAGAAAGTATATTTGCCGTGTGCCGCCCCCATTAATGCCACACCTGCAGCGCTACCAATCGACAATAAGCTACCGCCCACACCTGCCGTTAAGGTAATCAACAACCAGTTACCAATCGACATTTGAGGCTCCATTGATAACACCGCGAACATAACCGGAATATTATCGACAATTGCAGACAAGATCCCCACCATGATGTTGGCCCAAATTGGATCCCATTGGCTGTACATCACCCCAGACGCAAGTTCCAAATACCCAAGCAGGCTTAAACCACCGACGCACATTACAACACCATAGAAGAACAGCAGTGTGTCCCACTCGGCATGCGAAACTCTTCGAAATACATCAAAGGGCACGACGGAGCCGAGTCGCTTCAATGCGCCCTCATCGTTGTTGGCAATCGCCACCGCTTTTTTCTTAGCGAGTGAGTTGGGTAAGGTCTTACGCAAGTAATAACCAAAGAACTGCAGATAGGCGAGCCCCATCATCATGCCCATTACAGGAGGGAAGTGAATCACGGCGTGGAAAGCGACAGCTGTGGCAATCGTCATGATGAACAAAAATACGATGCGTCTTGCGCCTCGCTTAAGTTCAATATGTTGATGCACCGTGTCGGGTTGAGTCGTCGGAACAAAGTAAGACATGATCAGGGCTGGAACAATGTAGTTCATGACTGAAGGGATAAATAGGGGAAGAAATTCGCTAAAACTCACGTAGCCTGCCTGCCATACCATCAGCGTTGTGATATCCCCGAATGGGCTGAATGCGCCGCCAGCATTGGCCGCAATTACGATATTCACACAGGCAAGGTTTACGAATTTTGGGTTTGAGCCCGCCACCTTGAGAACCACGGCACACATTAATAAAGCGGTGGTGAGGTTGTCGGCAATCGGCGAAATAAAGAAGGCCAGAATACCGGTTAACCAGAACAGAGAACGGAAGTTAAAGCCTTTACCCACCATCCAAGCCTGAAGCGCATCAAACAGTCTTCTTTCTTCCATAGCGCTGATGTACGTCATCGCGACCAATAGGAAAAGCAGTAATTCGGCGTATTCGAGTAGGTTGTGTTCGAGTGCTTGTTTCGCTACCTCAGTGAGGTTGTGTTCTTGGTAGGTGAAGCCAATGATGATCCAGATAAGGCCTGCAGCAAGTAAAACTGGCTTCGATTTCCGCAGCTTTAAATATTCTTCCATCATCACAACGATGTACGCGACAACAAAAATAGTTAGGGATAGGTAGCCAACAAATGAGTTGGTGAGTTTGAGAGGTTCTCCCAACTGAGCAGTAGCAGCGCCTGCCGTAGTAGAAAAAAACAATAAAGAGAGAACAACTGAAAGCTGGATACCTAGCATGGATTACGCTCCGAAGTTAATAAGTCATTAACACGGGTAAAAGCGTAGACCTAAATAACCATGTGGAGCGTGATAGATATCTTAATAATTCAATAGATTATGTTGAAAATCAGAAACTATGATGGAAAGCTGAGATCATTGGAAAATAGAGATGAAGTGAAAAAGCTCTATCGAACACTATGCCGATAGAGCTTCTTCTAAATCGCCAACATTATGCTGCATTCTGAGTAAACGTCATTGTTTGCTCTACAGCACATACCTCAACAGGCCAGCCGTAGGATTGGTATTCCATCGCAAGTTGGTCCGCAACCGCGCGAGAAACCGTTGCTGTGATCCACATACCTTTACCCATTACTTGATACTTAAGTGTTTTCATTTCCATATTAACCACTGCTCTCCTTCAATATTGGCAGCGCGAAGTCTATAGCACCTCTATTTGCTGGAATTTCGAATTTAGCTCAAATCCTTTATAAAATGGCTCATCGTTTCCGCTTGGCTTAAAATCCAATCAACTGGAGGCAAACGGTTGTATTCTAAAAGCGAAATCACTTTTTAAGTATTTGTATTATAATAAAATTCAAATTGAGCACAAAAAGCCTTGTAAGAGATATCTCACGAGATTATCAGAGATCGGCTTGTGTATGGGGTTCTTGCCTTAAGCTTGATTTGTGTGGCGACTGTGTGTGTTTTCGGTTGCGTTGTTGAAGCGAATTTGGATTAGTTTTGTATGTGAAATATTCTAAACTTTTTAGCAATAGCTTCTAGTTTT encodes the following:
- a CDS encoding AlkA N-terminal domain-containing protein, which translates into the protein MSKSIHHNSTLTSEQCHLARYARDARFDGMFFTAVKTTGIFCRPICPASPPKEENVEYFSHQAQALKAGYRPCLRCRPDSAPFSPAWKGVETTFLRAMQLIDNGALNSGSIVDLATRLGISDRYLRTLFDNYIGVSPKQYSLYSQLMFAKQLLHTSSMSITDVGFASGFNSTRRFNDAFQKELQLSPSHIRRAKPSNNLSNHIQLSFHGPLDWDHLLGFYRRRMIEGLEEVGDGYYQRTVNVNGSTGWFKATLAKESSLDIEFELDDMSQLRSLIANIRRMFDLDVDISKVEDFFTTIDPNLVAKSGIRIPGVWSAWEAGVRAILGQQVSVTAAIGQLNLLVKELSGEHEKASFPTPKQIAEADVSFLRMPGSRKETLKRFAQYMVDNEAEHPSKWIDLKGIGPWTIQYALLRGLSEPNHLLVGDLVVKKFIEHRPAINAESVSPWGSYATFHCWNQS
- a CDS encoding methylated-DNA--[protein]-cysteine S-methyltransferase: MANRFTYYESPLGTVTLQANDEGLLGLWFEIYTTKPEELGVRDDGFPIFELVTDQLNRYFSGEVIQFSVPIAAKGTPFQQSVWQALTTIPYGETWSYAQLADAIGNPKAVRAVGLANGKNPVSVIVPCHRVIGKNGKLTGYAGGVERKQRLLSIEGRIEE
- the nhaD gene encoding sodium:proton antiporter NhaD → MLGIQLSVVLSLLFFSTTAGAATAQLGEPLKLTNSFVGYLSLTIFVVAYIVVMMEEYLKLRKSKPVLLAAGLIWIIIGFTYQEHNLTEVAKQALEHNLLEYAELLLFLLVAMTYISAMEERRLFDALQAWMVGKGFNFRSLFWLTGILAFFISPIADNLTTALLMCAVVLKVAGSNPKFVNLACVNIVIAANAGGAFSPFGDITTLMVWQAGYVSFSEFLPLFIPSVMNYIVPALIMSYFVPTTQPDTVHQHIELKRGARRIVFLFIMTIATAVAFHAVIHFPPVMGMMMGLAYLQFFGYYLRKTLPNSLAKKKAVAIANNDEGALKRLGSVVPFDVFRRVSHAEWDTLLFFYGVVMCVGGLSLLGYLELASGVMYSQWDPIWANIMVGILSAIVDNIPVMFAVLSMEPQMSIGNWLLITLTAGVGGSLLSIGSAAGVALMGAAHGKYTFFGHLKWMPVIMIGYVVSIAAHLWLNGDLF